From a single Fusobacterium ulcerans ATCC 49185 genomic region:
- a CDS encoding transposase zinc-binding domain-containing protein: MKKYFKNEHFEDIKQTIQKFLACSIDKSFLSLQCPNCHDAHKIKVTCKSRFCPSCGKRYSAL; encoded by the coding sequence ATCAAGAAATATTTTAAAAATGAGCATTTTGAGGATATTAAACAGACTATTCAAAAATTCTTAGCTTGTTCTATTGATAAATCTTTTCTCTCTCTTCAATGCCCTAATTGTCATGATGCGCATAAAATTAAAGTTACTTGTAAATCTAGATTTTGTCCTTCCTGCGGTAAACGTTATTCTGCTCTTTGA
- a CDS encoding transposase zinc-binding domain-containing protein: MQIKHIISKINITNLLGKIKKYFKNEHFEDVKQTIQKFLACSIDKSFLSLQCPNCHDAHKIKVTCKSRFCPSCGKRYSAV, from the coding sequence ATGCAAATCAAACATATTATCTCTAAAATCAATATAACAAATCTTTTAGGTAAAATCAAGAAATATTTTAAAAATGAGCATTTTGAGGATGTTAAACAGACTATTCAAAAATTCTTAGCTTGTTCTATTGATAAATCTTTTCTCTCTCTTCAATGCCCTAATTGTCATGATGCGCATAAAATTAAAGTTACTTGTAAATCTAGATTTTGTCCTTCCTGCGGTAAACGTTATTCTGCTGTTTGA
- a CDS encoding winged helix-turn-helix transcriptional regulator — MKVGLVASSSYIEKINMVVKKEFDQINITNIIYDDYKKVPEMLEKIQKKYDVLMFTGMLCYKYALQHIQPETIWEKFPRHGDRLLRALLEVIERGYDIKNISFDTYSKDVLEEIYAEIGFAQDLKIQVINESILDVEYNNRVFEFHRTNYRQGKTSCCITALYKVTKMLEKEGIPHIVAVPTYNTIRESFKKAYLKYQAKINQKSQLVVLSICINIPKEYSINDKNEYRYILDKMKVSEQIYFFAQKIQAAVIEPSKDSYLLFSTKEILESETDNLYNIELFENLKNQIFNSISIGIGYGETAIEAKYNANIAMEKAKQKGENILYVIYSGNRIYGPIKYNNTDDSLEINKRFYKIADESQVSLNKIFQIYNIIEREQKKNFTSKELATKCGISIRSMDRIIEKLENAGYIEIVGKNIITQYGRPSRIIKINFN, encoded by the coding sequence ATGAAGGTTGGATTAGTTGCATCTTCATCATACATAGAAAAAATAAATATGGTTGTAAAAAAAGAATTTGACCAAATAAATATAACCAATATTATTTATGATGATTACAAAAAAGTTCCTGAAATGTTGGAAAAAATCCAAAAAAAATATGATGTTTTGATGTTCACAGGAATGCTATGCTATAAATATGCCTTACAACACATTCAACCTGAGACTATCTGGGAAAAATTCCCTCGACATGGTGACAGACTCCTAAGAGCTTTACTGGAAGTTATAGAAAGAGGATATGATATAAAAAATATAAGTTTTGATACATATTCTAAAGATGTTCTGGAGGAAATATACGCTGAAATAGGATTTGCTCAGGATTTAAAAATTCAGGTAATCAATGAGTCTATACTAGATGTAGAGTATAATAACAGGGTTTTTGAATTTCACAGGACAAATTATAGGCAGGGAAAAACAAGTTGTTGTATAACTGCATTGTATAAAGTTACTAAAATGTTAGAAAAAGAGGGAATACCACATATTGTAGCAGTTCCTACTTACAATACCATAAGAGAGTCCTTTAAAAAGGCATATCTAAAATATCAGGCAAAAATCAATCAAAAAAGTCAGTTAGTTGTTTTATCAATCTGTATAAATATTCCAAAAGAGTATTCAATCAATGATAAAAATGAATATAGATATATTTTAGATAAAATGAAAGTATCAGAACAGATTTATTTTTTTGCTCAAAAGATTCAGGCAGCCGTAATAGAACCATCAAAGGATAGTTATCTACTCTTCTCCACTAAGGAAATTTTGGAGTCTGAAACAGATAATTTATACAATATAGAACTTTTTGAAAATTTAAAAAATCAGATTTTTAATTCTATCTCTATTGGAATAGGATATGGAGAAACTGCAATAGAAGCTAAATATAATGCAAATATTGCCATGGAAAAAGCAAAACAGAAAGGTGAAAATATCCTCTATGTTATATACAGTGGCAATAGAATCTATGGTCCTATCAAATACAATAATACAGATGATTCTTTAGAGATAAACAAAAGATTTTATAAAATAGCAGATGAATCTCAAGTGAGTCTAAATAAAATATTTCAAATCTATAATATCATAGAAAGAGAACAAAAGAAAAACTTTACTTCTAAAGAGCTGGCAACTAAATGTGGGATATCAATAAGAAGCATGGACAGAATAATTGAAAAGCTGGAAAATGCTGGATATATAGAAATTGTAGGAAAAAATATTATAACTCAATATGGAAGACCAAGCAGAATAATAAAAATAAATTTTAATTAA
- a CDS encoding alpha/beta hydrolase family protein: MENLKLKDFLDYKYLSNLEFSPNGENAGFVVNTTNYDDNNYQSNIWLLNNKTKKYSKLTSLNEERSFLWIDDSTIIFPAARDAKLKEKVSQGEKWTAYYSININGGEADKYMQIPLLITAIKMIDKDNFLLTAKYDNYGINLNEMTGEERTKAVAKLKEEKDYEVLDEIPFWSNGGGFTNQKRNRLYLYNRVSNEVTPLTCEHTVVTYFSYKDGKVLYVGNVFEGKLEQREGIFCYDIASKKTETLLPIDANFRVSYAEFLEDAVICALNDCKEYGMNQNPSFYVIKNGKVELLKKHDTWMINTVGSDCRYGGGKAYRVANGKLYFPTTVFKDSFLNTIDLAGNETVLTKANGSVDAYDVHGDEILFIGLRGIKLQEIYSLKDGEETQITAFNENIYTDKKLSIPEKCNFVNDGIEIEGWVLKPVDYDETKTYPAILDIHGGPKTVFGEVFYHEMQVWANMGYFVFFCNPRGGDGRGNAFADIRGKYGTIDYDDLMKFTDVVLEKYPIKADRVGVTGGSYGGFMTNWIIGHTDRFRCAASQRSIANWISKFGTTDIGYYFNADQNASTPWINQEKLWWHSPMKYADKAKTPTLFIHSEEDYRCWLAEGIQMFTALKYHGVEARLCMFRGENHELSRSGKPKHRVRRLEEMTNWFEKYLKD, from the coding sequence ATGGAAAACCTAAAGTTAAAAGATTTTTTAGACTACAAATATCTTTCTAATCTTGAATTTTCACCAAATGGAGAAAATGCAGGTTTTGTAGTAAATACTACAAATTATGATGATAACAACTATCAATCTAATATCTGGCTTCTAAATAATAAAACTAAAAAATATTCAAAATTGACATCTTTAAATGAGGAAAGATCATTTTTATGGATAGATGATTCTACAATTATTTTTCCAGCTGCAAGAGATGCTAAATTAAAGGAAAAAGTAAGTCAAGGAGAAAAATGGACTGCTTATTATTCAATAAACATCAATGGAGGAGAAGCAGATAAATATATGCAGATTCCTCTTTTGATTACTGCTATAAAGATGATAGATAAAGATAACTTTCTTCTTACAGCTAAATATGACAACTATGGAATTAATTTGAATGAGATGACAGGAGAAGAGAGGACTAAAGCTGTTGCAAAATTAAAAGAGGAAAAAGATTATGAAGTTCTTGATGAAATTCCGTTCTGGAGTAATGGTGGAGGATTTACTAATCAAAAAAGAAATAGACTTTATTTATATAACAGAGTATCTAATGAAGTGACACCATTGACTTGTGAACATACAGTTGTAACTTATTTTTCATATAAAGATGGAAAAGTACTTTATGTTGGAAATGTATTTGAAGGAAAGTTGGAGCAAAGAGAAGGAATATTCTGTTATGATATAGCTTCTAAAAAAACAGAAACACTTCTTCCAATAGATGCAAATTTCAGAGTAAGTTATGCTGAGTTTTTAGAAGATGCAGTTATATGTGCATTAAACGACTGCAAAGAATATGGAATGAACCAAAATCCAAGTTTCTATGTTATTAAAAATGGAAAAGTTGAATTGTTGAAAAAACATGACACATGGATGATAAATACTGTTGGTTCAGACTGCAGATATGGTGGAGGAAAAGCTTACAGAGTAGCTAATGGAAAATTGTATTTCCCAACTACTGTATTTAAAGATTCTTTTTTGAATACTATAGATCTTGCTGGAAATGAAACTGTGCTTACTAAAGCTAATGGATCAGTAGATGCCTATGATGTCCATGGAGATGAAATTCTTTTTATTGGACTTAGAGGAATAAAACTTCAAGAAATATATAGTTTAAAAGATGGTGAAGAAACTCAAATTACTGCATTCAATGAAAATATATATACAGATAAAAAACTTTCTATTCCTGAAAAATGTAATTTTGTAAATGATGGAATTGAAATAGAAGGATGGGTATTAAAACCTGTAGATTATGATGAAACAAAAACTTATCCAGCTATTTTGGATATTCATGGAGGACCAAAAACTGTATTTGGGGAAGTATTTTATCATGAAATGCAGGTTTGGGCAAATATGGGATATTTTGTATTCTTCTGTAATCCACGTGGAGGAGATGGAAGAGGGAATGCCTTTGCTGATATCAGAGGAAAATATGGAACTATTGATTATGATGATTTAATGAAATTTACAGATGTAGTGTTAGAGAAATATCCAATAAAAGCTGACAGAGTAGGAGTAACTGGAGGGTCATATGGTGGATTCATGACTAACTGGATAATTGGACATACAGACAGATTCAGATGTGCTGCTTCTCAAAGAAGTATAGCTAACTGGATATCTAAGTTTGGAACTACAGATATAGGATATTATTTCAATGCAGATCAGAATGCTTCAACTCCTTGGATAAATCAAGAAAAATTATGGTGGCATTCACCAATGAAATATGCAGATAAAGCTAAAACACCTACATTGTTTATCCATTCAGAAGAAGACTATAGATGCTGGCTTGCTGAAGGAATACAGATGTTTACAGCTTTAAAATATCATGGTGTGGAAGCTAGACTTTGCATGTTCAGAGGAGAAAACCATGAACTTTCAAGAAGTGGAAAACCAAAACATAGAGTAAGAAGACTTGAAGAAATGACTAACTGGTTTGAGAAATATTTAAAAGATTAG